GGCACAAAGTAACAGTGGCAGGTTAACTGCCAACATGTTCTCATCACAGAGTTTAAATAGTGCACTTCTGTcagaagctgctgctgtcacAGAAACTTTGAAAAAGGTGTCCTTGGCGTCACTGCCGCGAGTCGATATTAAGCCCTGGTTGTGTTCGATACTGCGGTCACTGCTTGCACAAACTAAATTGCAAACTCAGCATAAAGATTTAGACTCAAGCTTGAGGCAAGTTTGACTCGCTTTAGTAGTTTCCTGATTGATGGAAGAATTGCAAGGCCATTAAATTATCATGAACCTTCTTGTTTTACCAAACAGCAGCATTTAACACCCTGAGAATAAGAATTATCCAGCCATGTTGGCTTTTAACATGTGCCACAGGTCAAAGCACAGTCTTGGATTTTAATAAGTAAACCTTTGTGGCGGTCTCTTCATTTCTTGGTTTGGTGACGTTTTGGCTTTGACTCCAGCGATGAGAATTTTAACAGTTTTGTGTGACTGACTTGGCCGACATTCTTGTTGTCACATCTTCTGTAGGAGTTGTAACTTAAGCTCTGCCAGACATAATATTTCAGGGTGAattttagttttgttgtgtAAAATGAAAGTTTTACATTAGTGCTGATTTTGAATGCAGGATAGAGATCCCAGACTAGCTTTCATAGACTAAAAACATGAGTAaatacagtttgttttgcacCCCCACCCAAAGTTTCGCCTCTCCTCTCCATCACTTTGTTTTCAAAgatttccctttcttcttcttacTTGTCTCACGTTCCCACCCTTCCCCTTGCTTTCTAACCCTCcttctttgttattttctttctctctttatttcttctttttctcttggaCCCTTCCCCCAGTTTTCCCACCTCGGTGCTCCATCGGGAGCACCACAAAGCCTGAGCTGCCGTAGCAACCACCGCGCCACCGCCTCTGCCCCGGCAACAGGCCGTCGTCAGGGCTGCTGACCCTTGACCCCATCACAGCTGCTCACCCATCGCATATCCCTGGCTCTCTGCTCGCTCCCGTGACCAGGGGGTCACACACTATATCACTTTCACCAAAAAAACAGGACAAGacaagagaggagaggaaaggagagacGAGGAGATGAAGCAAGGACACAAGGAGAGAGGAGGTAAGGTGaccagaagaaaaacagagaagagTGAAGATTAAGAGTAGACATAGAaggaaaacaaactaaaagaaTCAAAgatattaaattaaatgaagAAAGCAAAAGATGACAACCTTAATACATGTTAGGTGGAGATAAAAGAGGagcagaggaaaaaagagatgAGGCAACACGATGAGAGGACAGCAAAAGGAATAAGAGACCATCTTATGGTGGAACACACACCAGCCCTGATGCTGATGCTCTGTCTCATCGCACTCCTCTGTCATCACCTTCTCTCACCACTCATGTCAGTTACAAATCTGTAAAGTTTCATGACTGCTGTCTTGCAGTgttgtgatgctatcatgttgATATATCTGTCcacatacagacagacagacagacagacagacacagacacatcttCTAAAGTACTCTGAACCTCTTTAGATGCTCCTGCTATAGCAAGCAACAGCAGGCCCCTGTTTGCCATTAAGACATTCACCAAAGAACAAAAGCACAAGGTGAAACCAAATGTATCTATTCTGTTGAAGGttgtaacaaaaaacaaagattagAGAAGACAGAGTGAAGAGAAGACATAAGGCACAGCGGAAGGAAATGAAAAGAGGAGGGGACATATGAGGAATgaaaaggaaagagaaacaaGAAATCCAAGGATCAGGAGGGAAATGAAAAACAGTGAAGTGCTACTCGTGTGTAAATCGACTTTGGGTTTCTTGGCGGTAGACAAAAATAAGTtcaattattgttattataaagAGGACTGTAAGAAAAGAATAGGCATGATGAAAGGAAAGTGAGATTAGAGATAACTAAAAACTGATGATGAGCAGAAATAAAAGTAGAGAAGAAACCAACAGGAGAGGGGCGAGGAAATGAGAACATGAGAAAAAGGAAAGCAGGAGCTGAAAGACTAAGAGGTTTACTTGGGTTAAAGACATAACATTTATGGATCTATCAAGCATTATGTGAAAGTTCAATTTATAAAACATTATAGAAACACAGTTTAATCCTCTAAACTTTCGCCTCTTTTTGAATTTATAACTCTACTGGTTCTATAAAGTGCTTACATCTCTCATTCATATTCATGAGCATGGCACACAAATGGTGACAGATTAGGCATTCACCTACCATTTATGGTACTGAGTTTGTGTCTGTCAGTATTTGTCTGTGCAGAGAGTAATGAACCCACGGTGGTGTGTAGTCCTCCAAAAAACCCAGCGCAGCATGGATGATGCTGTGTGTAGGCTAGatgctgattggttgaaaaGTGGGCTGGAACAGGAAAAGGGATGACAGGAAAAATTCCCCCAACTGGAAGAAATATCAGAGAGCTGCCCTGCACAGACGACTGATGGAGCCAGGTTCAGCCGGGCACATCTAATAACATCATGTGTTTCCAGGAGTGAGGATGTGTCTGAAGCAGACTCCATTCCCCTGTGTGCCACACGAGGAAAGAAAACTGGTTACACCTCACACATTTTAGgcctcttttttcctttttggcaaaagaaaattaaaaaataatccaaatCACTCGTATCGTCCACCCTCTGCCATCACATACATGTCACAAAGGACATGTTTAGACTATCTCTTGAAATGACTCCTGACAGTCAGGAGTTTGGAGGAGAATTAGAGGACAACATACTGTATCATGTGAGTCATGGTCACcccatatatatttaatatttaagctAAGAaccattgttgttgttctctgATAACAAATTCGTTTGAACTGTTGTCTTGGACAGTATAAAGATgttgtggttagcactgttgcctcacaggaaAAAGgtctggggcctttctgtgtggagtctgcATGTTCTCACCAAGTCTGTGTGgtttctctccgggtactctggcttcctcccagaGTCCAAGACATGCATGGGATGAGGTTAATTGGTAATTCTGTTCAGGGTGTACCCTCCCTCTTGCCctctgacagctgggataggcacAGGCACCCCCACAactctgaattggataagtggaagaagatggatggatggactacATTAGCAAAGACTCCTTAACAGAAATGAACCCTGTAAAGCATCTCTGTGCCTCTGAGGACAGCTGCCATGTTGCTTTTGGCTGTCTTTGGTTGGTTTCAGTAGAActtcttcttgtttgtttgagAAGCTCAGAGCTGCAGTTGGTACAGGAGTCACTGTCACTTTGATTCATAATGAGTGCAGAGCAGAGGCACAGTTTCATGCAGCTCACCACAGCAACACAGCACAGTGGAAACAGCAAAGAAACCAGCTGAACGTTGAGACTTAAAAGTGGGTAAAAATGAATTTGCTACAGGACTGTGTAGAtgtatttatgtctgtgtgtgtgtatacatgtttagacatctttgtgaggacagaaaattggaatgttactatacttgtggggacaaaatGCCTGTccccacaagtttgaaggcatttttcacactcaaaatgtggttttggtgtcagggttacagttaggttatggttaggtttaggctcaGCGTTAggattaggcattcatttttgatggttagagaaagcggctagggaaagcattatgtcaattagatgtcctcactaagatatgaaaacaagtgtgtgtgtgtgtgtgtgtgtgtgtgtgtgtgtgtgtgtgtgtgtgtgtgtgtgtgtgtgtgtgtgtgtgtgtgtgtgtgtgtgtgtgtgtaccttggTTTTAGGTGCTGTCCTCAGTGTAACCTGAACTGGgctttattaataaataatgcaTCTGAACCAGTCAGCTCATCAGTCAGCTTTTGAGGCAGGCAGTTCTGGCTTATTCTGCCATTTGCCCTCCAAAGGGAACGAAACAGACGCAGCATCAGAGATTATCTGTCTGTTTTCAGACTCAGGATTCAGTTTCaggtgtttctgtttttgttgcgTCAACTGGGCCGACCTCGTTGATCATGAATCCTGAATAGTAAGTGttgtttctttctctgtgcAGTGCATTACCGAGATGAAATGATCAGCTTGTAATAAAATGACACCTGGCCTCTTTAACACTGGCTGCTGACATGGAAAGTTAGGAGAAAATTTAAGCATGTGTAACATGCCCGACCCTTGTTTTTAACCTTTGTTTTGTAACTAGAGAGCAGTCGTATCAGACGTATGTCATTCTAAAGAGACATACAAGCCATTTTTATTGCTGAGGTGTCTAATTTGAGCTTATCAGTAAATTGTAAGTTGTGATGAACTAATGTTTTAGGTCCGTCCATAGATTTGCTGCATGTTTCTATCAATTTgtagaaaaaatgcaaaaagagtAGATAATTGGAGGCATTCAGTTGCAGGTAATCTGCAATGGCTCACTAGGCCTCTGTGGCAGATGGGTATTGTTTAGTGGTGCTCAACAGAACAAAGACAAATTGTAACTTCTCGCAGACAAGTGTGCTACAGAAGAAACCATACACAGAAAGACATTTGATCCCAGGTTAGAGTTTGCGTCTGTGACTTATGTGTCCATAAACTATGTAATGCAGCAGCTAACCACTTTGGTTTAATGCTACTCATTCAGAAATACAACACAATAATTTGCATCCATCTAGTATTACCAGCTGCTTTATTGCCAGCTTTGAGAAACAGCAGATGGTTTTGTTGTAATAATATCAACAACCTGGTTCCAGGAGGGCACGGTTTAAGCTGTAGCTCCAAATTCttacatgaaaataaaactgaatggaaAACTGTGTAGTGTGGATGGTTTTATTCACAGTCTATCAGAAAGCTtgcttattatttattaatttgtaTCTTTAATGGGTAAAAgttagacatttaaaaaaaggagcaCAAAAGGATCAAATGTTTCTTGGTGACAACGAAGTTGTAACCTGTGATTACACAAAATGACATTACTGGTGAAACATTGTTTCAGTATCTAAAACTAGTGACTGTGATAAACCATCCCTGATGAGCTAACGTCTGTCCAAGGTTCACACTTTCATTTGATTTGTGGTTCGAGCACTTCAAGCACCCTTTTTGCCCTTTTTTGTGTCTTGATAACTTTTTCACCTGTAAGTTTTTCCACAGTTACTTTGGTGCTTCCACTGAGTGAAAAACTGCAAGTCTTACaagcaaacagcacaaatgATTTTGCAGCCTTCACACTGTGCACTCGATATTTAGTTCatatgaaagcaaaaaacaaaaatcttccAAATTTAGAGCGCAAAACATTCAAAATATCAGATCAACCCTTGATTTTTGTCATAGGTGTAATAAAATCTGGTTGCAAGTGTGCCACCCTCTGCATTTGTTAAATTCATGTCAGCATTCAGAGCTGTATTTGATGTGTGTTATTTGCTAGCTGGCTTTCAACATTTGAATTATGCAGCTTTTTATGGCATTACATCATTTACATCTGAGATGGAACCTCTGTAGTGGCTCATTCAGTTATAggacatttatttaatttattgctTTAGTGATGCTAGTTTAATGCATGTCTTCCTTTCTTCCCAGTGACTACTTGTTCAAGCTTCTTCTCATCGGTGACTCTGGAGTTGGAAAGTCATGCCTGCTGCTGCGCTTTGCGGTAAGACTGTGCACACGTatgcacacaaagacacactcaCGTTCCCTTTTTAACACTTAACTGCTTGCTGCAGGATGACACCTACACCGAAAGCTACATCTCTACCATAGGGGTCGACTTCAAGATCAGGACCATTGACATGGATGGGAAAACTGTCAAGCTACAGATTGTAAGGAAACAGCGaatcggttttgtgaggaaacaACATTAAGTTGTTTTTCAAAGCATGAAAGTCTTAAAAAAATCTATGCAATGTTAGCCTCAGTGCTATTTTACCTGTGTGCGTATACTCCTTCAGTGGGACACAGCAGGTCAAGAGAGGTTTCGAACCATCACCTCCAGCTACTACAGAGGAGCTCACGGCATCATCATTGTGTATGATGTCACTGAgcaggtcagtgtgtgtgtcttcatcatcatctaaaaagaaaagcatttgaACATGAACTCCAGACCTCCTGCTGCttcgctttctctctctctcctcaggAATCCTTTAACAATGTGAAGCAGTGGCTGGATGAAATAGATCGTTACGCCTGTGAAAACGTCTCCAGGCTGCTGGTGGGAAATAAGTCTGACCTCGTTAGTAAGAAAGTGGTGGATGTTGCCACTGCTCAGGTAACAGGCTACGTGCAGCGAAGAGGCTTAACTTCAAATACTTACAAATAACTTCACACCTGTGGTTTTATTAAACATCATAAAACTAAGTGGAAGCTTAAAATgggaaataacttttttttttctttccaaaataattgTAGACATGAGCACAGTGGTATTTTGACATCATCACATACTGGTATTTCTATCAGAAGGTTTTAGCATCGTGGACAAAGTGTCTGGCTTTGTGCTTAGACACACGTACTGTGGCAGCACTGGAGGCTGGAAGCAAGTAGTCCAGTTAGGAAGATCGACAATCATGCCTAATGTTTCAGTAACACTAAAACCGGATGACAACCTCACTGTGACTAGTAAGAATGGGTGGTTGCCCTGTGACTGTGTGGAAATTTTTCACATTCAGCGAATGATTGCAAACAGTTGCTGCGACCAGATGTTTGGCACTCAACCTCTAAACTTTAAACTGAAAGGCAATGACAGAGTCCACCTATAAAACTCACAGCGACTGCAATCACTCAGGCAGATTGTTGAAGGTTAGCAAAACATTACCACCTCATTTATAAATGCAAACAGGTTACTAACACGCTGAAGTTGCTTTGACTGAGTCTGCACCAATGAGCACAATTCATCTGGGACAACTCAGCTGGTTTCAAACTGGGTATTTTCTGGGTATACTCCTATCTAAAAGTGGGACTGCCTAGCACCTAAGTCATTTGGAGTTAGATTGCGGTGCCGCAGTAACTGTCATACAATCTGTGGAGGAATTCTTGAGACTCCTTTCTTAATCTTGGTGTCGCAGTagcggtagagcaggtcatctgctaatcagAAGATTGGTCCCAAAGATATTTGGCATGCTCCAgtttgcatgccaaatatctaCGGGCAAGGTATTACCTCTGATGGAgtctctccgatgcatccaatggagtataaatgtgtgtgactgttagatagaaagtgtTAACTTTGGAAAAGCATAGGAAAAAATGCTTGTATGAATaaggcaagttgtataaagtgtgCACAGTTAGAGTAGGAAAGCTctttataagaaccagtccatttatcagATCTATGAGGTTCAGACTCAACTTTCAGTTTAAGTAGGTAATTTGTTAATCTGTCCATGTACAGCAACAGATTAGTGATTTTCACTAATTTATCACATGTAATCACCATATTATTACAAACATATTGCATATATTTGCCACCTTAACCCCGTTCAATTACAAACTGATACAGACTGGCCCTATCTTACTGACTCTAAGGACCAGAGTCGATTTGAGGGGAGCAACTGACTGTGAGTCAGTCAGAGGGACTTCAGCGTGTTAGTAACCTGTTCCAAATCTAGACTTGGACTATGAAGCAACCGTTTGAAAGGATAGGAGATTGCAACCTcatatatttaaaagtagaattggaggcagagccttcaccGTTCAGGCCCATCTTCTGTgtaaccagctcccagtttggatttgggaaaCAGAAATCTTCTCTACTTTCAGGATTAagtttaaaactttcctttttcatcaagtagttagggctggatcaggtgaccctgaatcctcccttagttacacttAATAGGTCATGCTGCCggaggattcccatgatgcactcagtgtttcttcttcactgtgtttacacatcactctgcatttaatcattagttattattaatctctggctttgtcttttgtcctgtcttcatcCCCACACCCTCAGGTGTGCCAGAGGTTGcttcttgttaaaaggaagtttgtcCTTCATCCCTacggtctttaccttacaataaaaagcaccttgaggagactgctgttgtgatttggattGAATTGGTAGTCAGGTCATTGACAGGGGCTTCTTCGGACCAGTGGGCATCTTGTACATACACCAGCAGCTTTGACAAACCGgcagtatttgaatgaaaacaggctCAGTGTTCTCAGTGCCAAATCTGGCCAGGCGTTCATCGACTTTGTAGCTTTCATGTCTAAATTCCTTTGAAAAGTACGAGATGTAAACTTTTTCCACCACGCTTATTTAgggggtgatcgtggctcaagagttggcagttcgtcttgtaatcgaaaggttgccggtttgagccccggctccgacagtctcagtcgttgtgtccttgggcaagacacttcacccgttgcctactggtggtggtcagagggcccggtggcgccagtgtccagcagcctcgcctctgtcagtgcgccccagggcagctgtggctactgaatgtagtgtaaagcgctttggggtccatattGACTAAGtgaagtgctatacaaatacaggccatttatttaatttacctTGGAATTGCTCGGCAGCACACTCTGAAGGAAagtaaaagaacaaaatatcCCATGAATAATGCAGATTCATTCATTATCATCCATCACTATAGTTTTAAACTTCCAAGAGTAAAAAGAACTAACTACAATATTTAAATGTTGACTCATCAATAATTCAAAAGTCTGATTAGGGTTCTTTTTCAGAATGACTACTCGATTCACTCTTAATCCAGGAGTACAAATTACATGTAATACTTTACTCTGGAATAGAATTTTAGAATTACAGTTGTTGCATTAAATGCTTTTAAACTGTGGTGTTTACACACTTGCTGCTTTTAATAAGACTTGACCCCATCCACAGGACCTGGCTTCGTCCCTGAAGATCCCGTTCTTGGAGACTAGTGCGAAGAGCTCTGATAACGTGGAGAGGGCGTTCCTTACCATGGCCTCTGAGATCCACAAACGTCTGGCCAGTGAAGGAGGAGGCATGGAGGGCGAGTCAGCAGAGGCCAGGACCGCTAAGATCAACAGTGCTCCCCTGTGGCTGGGAGGGGAAAAACAGACACAGGAGGCCAATAACTGCTGCTGAGGTGGAAACATAAGCACAAATATTTATTACTTGATGAGACAGATGTGTCATTTGAAAAAGACCCAGCTGTCTGATTTAAGGACTCATTAACTGTGTGTTACAGGCACACGTATTGGCATATTTTTGACATTTATGACTttggaagaaaaacacatttttgactTGACTATGATATATTTTTGAGCTTGGTACTTTTGAATGAGATAGaggttgactttttttccttttacaattatattcatttattttaaacaatgaGAAatgaacaacaagaaaaaaatggaagtaaaactaaataaaaagaaaactataGCACATTATAATAAACTATGACCAAACCATGACCATTTTTGACATGCAGAACTCAGAGCACTCAGCCAAAGGAACAAACAGGGTGGGGTCTATTCAAGTGTAGGTGACATGATTTGGAAATACAGAGAGGACCGCTCTCGTGAATAGCAATAGTT
The window above is part of the Pelmatolapia mariae isolate MD_Pm_ZW linkage group LG14, Pm_UMD_F_2, whole genome shotgun sequence genome. Proteins encoded here:
- the LOC134641153 gene encoding ras-related protein ORAB-1-like isoform X1 encodes the protein MSKYSFDYLFKLLLIGDSGVGKSCLLLRFADDTYTESYISTIGVDFKIRTIDMDGKTVKLQIWDTAGQERFRTITSSYYRGAHGIIIVYDVTEQESFNNVKQWLDEIDRYACENVSRLLVGNKSDLVSKKVVDVATAQDLASSLKIPFLETSAKSSDNVERAFLTMASEIHKRLASEGGGMEGESAEARTAKINSAPLWLGGEKQTQEANNCC
- the LOC134641153 gene encoding ras-related protein ORAB-1-like isoform X2, encoding MNPEYDYLFKLLLIGDSGVGKSCLLLRFADDTYTESYISTIGVDFKIRTIDMDGKTVKLQIWDTAGQERFRTITSSYYRGAHGIIIVYDVTEQESFNNVKQWLDEIDRYACENVSRLLVGNKSDLVSKKVVDVATAQDLASSLKIPFLETSAKSSDNVERAFLTMASEIHKRLASEGGGMEGESAEARTAKINSAPLWLGGEKQTQEANNCC